One genomic region from Dermacentor variabilis isolate Ectoservices chromosome 6, ASM5094787v1, whole genome shotgun sequence encodes:
- the LOC142585305 gene encoding uncharacterized protein LOC142585305, producing the protein MHLLLLLAIVLVVLVVLSVTVCLCYGLNSASCMAAFKLNSAAHSVAGLYNGYADPSTASDGARNGGSSSAVVAPLERRKCGPPEQVSSYSSVIELYDSTWQVKEPPPPRNCRLASAACRVTLDGPPDAKQPQRWHVGDIREGDVVHGQVTLEKLDLGCSSASLLFPNARDENGAPACTRLAGVAAVSLPSVLKDGSWNRRESCSPLTDLDGAERFRLEVRSCILLEEGPRGRQVSPVGS; encoded by the coding sequence ATGCACTTGCTCCTCCTACTGGCCATCGTCCTCGTCGTCCTAGTCGTGCTGAGCGTAACAGTCTGCCTCTGTTACGGCCTCAACTCGGCTTCCTGCATGGCCGCCTTCAAGCTCAACTCGGCTGCCCACAGCGTGGCCGGTCTGTACAACGGCTACGCCGACCCCTCTACGGCGAGCGACGGCGCTCGCAACGGCGGCAGCAGTTCCGCGGTGGTCGCCCCTCTGGAGAGGCGCAAGTGTGGGCCGCCCGAGCAGGTCTCTTCTTACTCGAGCGTCATCGAGTTGTACGACAGCACGTGGCAGGTTAAGGAACCGCCACCGCCTCGGAATTGTCGCCTGGCGTCAGCCGCTTGTCGCGTCACGTTAGACGGGCCGCCGGACGCGAAGCAACCGCAGCGGTGGCACGTCGGAGACATCCGCGAGGGCGACGTGGTGCACGGACAAGTGACGCTGGAGAAACTCGACTTGGGGTGCAGCAGTGCGTCGCTGCTGTTCCCGAATGCTCGCGACGAGAACGGCGCCCCGGCCTGCACGAGGTTAGCAGGTGTCGCCGCGGTGTCCCTGCCCAGCGTCCTGAAGGACGGCAGCTGGAACCGCAGGGAGTCGTGCTCCCCTCTTACGGACCTAGACGGTGCTGAGCGATTCCGCTTGGAAGTGAGGTCGTGCATCCTTCTGGAAGAAGGCCCTCGCGGCCGCCAGGTGTCACCGGTTGGCTCGTGA